One genomic region from Lycorma delicatula isolate Av1 chromosome 9, ASM4794821v1, whole genome shotgun sequence encodes:
- the LOC142330384 gene encoding cathepsin B-like cysteine proteinase 3, translating into MKRSFAFCYLFIILLIPGFIEIGYSVKIDSMNILSDEFIREINDQQKYWKAGKNFHFYSELKNLLSIKLKEVQKLERKETEIYYNISKNFDSRTNWPQCNSIRLVNTQGNCASSYAIVPAAVFQDRLCIQKNIHRTGSSDQLLTCCKVCGGGCFGGHVEKSFTYINKVGLVTGGTYRSNIGCRPYRIENCETIKGLPACKTIRRLTPSCYVLKCTNNRYITASYDKDKMKMKQVYAVPSKVVAIKSEIIKNGPVSASLIIYEDFFNYKRGVYYHTSGLEVGQHTVKLIGWGVTKKSKRPYWLAINSWGGNWGDQGTFKIKLGVNECNIESNVLTGSFI; encoded by the coding sequence ATGAAAAGAAGTTTTGCATTTTGTTATctctttattattctattaataccTGGTTTCATAGAAATTGGATACAGCGTAAAAATAGATAGTATGAACATTTTAAGTGATGAATTCATTAGGGAAATAAATGATCAGCAAAAATATTGGAAAGCaggtaaaaattttcatttttattctgaattaaaaaatttacttagtatTAAATTGAAGGAAGTACAGAAATTAGAAcgtaaagaaacagaaatatattataatatttctaaaaattttgattcaCGAACCAACTGGCCACAGTGTAATTCTATAAGACTTGTCAATACACAAGGAAACTGTGCATCAAGTTATGCAATAGTACCTGCTGCAGTGTTCCAAGATAGACTGtgcattcaaaaaaatattcatcgtaCGGGTTCATCTGATCAGCTTTTAACATGTTGCAAAGTGTGTGGTGGTGGTTGTTTTGGAGGCCatgttgaaaaaagtttcacatatatAAACAAAGTTGGTTTAGTAACTGGAGGTACATATAGATCAAATATAGGTTGTCGACCTTATAGAATAGAAAATTGTGAAACTATAAAAGGTTTACCCGCATGTAAAACAATAAGAAGATTAACACCATCATGTTATGTATTAAAATGTACCAATAATCGTTACATAACTGCATCTTATgacaaagataaaatgaaaatgaaacaagTATATGCAGTCCCTTCAAAAGTTGTGgcaataaaatcagaaataattaaaaatggacCAGTTAGTGCTTCATTAATCATTTATGaagattttttcaattataaacgTGGAGTTTATTATCATACATCTGGGTTAGAAGTTGGTCAGCACACTGTAAAACTGATCGGATGGGgtgtaacaaaaaaatcaaaaagaccATATTGGTTAGCAATTAATTCTTGGGGTGGTAACTGGGGCGATCAaggaacatttaaaattaagcttGGTGTTAATGAGTGTAATATAGAAAGCAATGTATTGACAggatcatttatataa